In Kordiimonas pumila, a single genomic region encodes these proteins:
- a CDS encoding hydantoinase/oxoprolinase N-terminal domain-containing protein, producing the protein MRLGIDVGGTNTDAVLLEGKTVLSWAKSPTTADVTDGIIEVIEAVLKNANVDRSALECVMIGTTHFTNALVERRGLLEVGIIRLGSPASEALPPMSGWPSDLRTHMGETVFLLPGGYEYDGSELTPFNEEKVRRAVKKIRDAGLRTAAVSCTFGLINPAMEAKTVAIFKEEAPDIAVTVSASFGRSGFLERENATIMNASLVDMAGHVITSFKRALDKLGIVAPFYISQNDGTLISASYAARYPVLTFGSGPTNSMRGGAFLTGLKDALVMDIGGTTTDIGALTHGFPRESSVAVDIGGVRTNFRMPDILAIGLGGGTRIHLEPDAYDKDSLAVDSFTVGPDSVGYRLNSDSYLFGGTVLTASDIAVAGGLASFGDASLLPKMNPVVVKGLLRQFQKMMEDGLDRMKTAQGKVPVILVGGGSVLVGENLMGASTVIRPEHASVANAVGAAIAQVGGEAESIVSYDTVPREEAMRSLQETAVKKVVHAGADPKTISIIDVDEVFLSYMPGNTAQLRVKAVGDLALGKNVGKNA; encoded by the coding sequence ATGCGACTGGGTATTGATGTAGGAGGCACAAATACAGATGCTGTACTTCTTGAGGGTAAAACAGTTTTGTCATGGGCTAAAAGCCCAACGACAGCTGATGTTACTGATGGTATTATAGAAGTTATAGAAGCTGTCCTCAAAAACGCCAATGTTGACCGCTCAGCACTTGAATGTGTCATGATTGGAACGACCCATTTTACAAATGCCCTCGTGGAACGACGTGGCCTGTTGGAAGTTGGTATAATAAGGCTGGGTAGCCCGGCAAGCGAAGCCCTGCCGCCGATGAGCGGTTGGCCGTCGGATCTCCGCACACACATGGGGGAGACGGTGTTTCTATTGCCCGGTGGCTATGAATATGATGGCAGTGAACTTACCCCCTTTAATGAAGAGAAAGTGCGCCGTGCTGTAAAAAAAATACGGGATGCCGGGCTTCGAACAGCGGCAGTCTCTTGCACTTTTGGCTTAATAAACCCGGCTATGGAGGCAAAAACCGTTGCTATATTTAAGGAAGAAGCACCTGATATTGCGGTAACAGTGTCTGCTTCTTTTGGTCGGTCAGGTTTTCTAGAAAGAGAGAATGCGACCATTATGAACGCATCGCTTGTCGATATGGCGGGGCATGTCATTACGTCTTTCAAGCGCGCACTGGATAAACTGGGTATTGTTGCGCCGTTCTATATAAGCCAGAATGATGGCACGCTTATTTCTGCGTCATATGCTGCGCGTTACCCTGTTTTAACATTTGGCTCTGGGCCAACAAACAGCATGCGCGGCGGGGCTTTCCTGACAGGTTTGAAAGATGCGTTGGTTATGGATATTGGGGGCACAACAACAGACATTGGGGCCCTGACACATGGTTTCCCTCGGGAATCGTCTGTCGCGGTTGATATTGGAGGCGTGCGTACAAATTTCCGTATGCCAGATATTCTAGCTATTGGGCTTGGCGGCGGCACACGTATTCACCTTGAGCCTGACGCATACGACAAAGATAGTTTAGCGGTGGATAGCTTCACTGTTGGTCCTGATTCTGTTGGCTACCGCCTTAATTCAGATAGCTATTTGTTTGGCGGCACTGTTTTGACTGCAAGCGATATTGCGGTGGCCGGGGGGCTGGCGTCTTTTGGTGATGCATCCTTATTGCCTAAAATGAACCCGGTGGTGGTTAAAGGCTTGCTGCGGCAATTCCAGAAGATGATGGAAGATGGGCTGGACCGTATGAAAACCGCCCAAGGTAAAGTGCCGGTGATCCTTGTAGGCGGCGGCAGTGTGCTTGTTGGTGAAAACCTTATGGGGGCCTCAACTGTTATTAGGCCTGAGCATGCATCAGTTGCAAATGCGGTAGGCGCTGCCATTGCCCAAGTGGGCGGTGAAGCCGAGAGCATTGTATCGTATGATACTGTACCGCGTGAGGAGGCTATGCGTTCCTTGCAGGAAACGGCAGTTAAGAAAGTGGTGCATGCCGGGGCTGACCCTAAAACCATAAGTATTATTGATGTGGACGAAGTTTTTCTAAGTTACATGCCAGGAAACACAGCGCAACTGCGTGTCAAAGCTGTGGGTGATCTAGCTCTTGGGAAAAATGTTGGAAAGAATGCGTGA
- a CDS encoding MFS transporter: MKKSIYAKTGFTLFALFFASVLAFLDRQLLNILVRPIRTDIGISDVEFSLLQGIAFALVYSVAAFPMAYLADRFSRKKVILISILAWSVMTVAFGLASSFSMLLLARIGLALGEAGLSPASISILRQIYPPERQSFAVAILTISVYIGGGISMTIGGPALAALETHAEAIPFGLAPWRVLFIGCGILGALGLAFLTLMPEYKHAPQAQGKTSLSAFFKLLKLKRARALAYLAAITGLSALLYAVMAWTPAMFMRSHGWSEQQTGLAYGIAFITGGVIGALGGGKLVGRLVKHGPDNATVIVIRYAAILLGVSTILSAVVSSGYTALIFASTAMVGVGTAISLGAFGFQALFPQQFSARAVAIYLLIPGTLGASLGPSSIPVIEQFLAHEKGTGMALAVFAGMMALWSTFWLSAFLRFPHVAHEDTISEA, translated from the coding sequence ATGAAAAAGTCTATATACGCGAAAACAGGTTTTACTCTTTTTGCGCTCTTTTTTGCCTCAGTACTGGCTTTTCTGGACCGGCAACTTCTCAATATTCTTGTCAGGCCCATACGCACTGATATTGGTATCAGCGATGTAGAATTCAGCTTACTGCAAGGTATTGCTTTTGCTCTGGTATATTCGGTGGCAGCCTTTCCTATGGCATATCTGGCTGACCGGTTTAGCCGTAAAAAAGTGATACTCATCAGTATATTAGCATGGAGTGTGATGACTGTTGCCTTTGGTTTGGCCAGCAGTTTCTCAATGCTTCTACTTGCTCGCATTGGCCTTGCGCTCGGCGAGGCAGGGCTTTCCCCGGCCTCCATTTCAATTCTGCGGCAAATCTACCCGCCAGAGCGGCAATCCTTTGCGGTCGCCATACTTACAATCAGCGTTTATATTGGTGGTGGTATTTCCATGACAATTGGCGGGCCTGCCCTTGCCGCTCTTGAAACGCATGCAGAGGCTATCCCCTTTGGACTTGCCCCTTGGAGGGTTCTCTTCATTGGCTGCGGCATTCTTGGTGCCCTTGGCTTGGCGTTTCTTACCCTTATGCCGGAATATAAACACGCGCCGCAAGCGCAGGGCAAAACCTCCCTGAGCGCATTTTTCAAACTACTCAAGCTAAAACGGGCCAGGGCACTTGCCTATCTTGCCGCCATTACCGGCCTGAGCGCTCTTTTATATGCTGTCATGGCGTGGACACCTGCCATGTTTATGCGCTCTCATGGCTGGAGCGAACAACAAACAGGGCTTGCATACGGTATCGCCTTTATAACAGGCGGCGTCATTGGGGCGCTTGGCGGCGGCAAGCTGGTCGGGCGGCTGGTAAAGCATGGGCCAGACAACGCCACAGTTATTGTCATTCGCTACGCTGCAATTTTACTTGGTGTATCGACCATTCTCTCTGCTGTAGTTTCCAGTGGATATACAGCACTTATATTTGCAAGCACCGCCATGGTCGGCGTTGGCACAGCCATTTCCCTTGGGGCCTTTGGCTTTCAAGCTTTATTCCCGCAACAATTTAGTGCACGCGCTGTTGCTATATATTTATTGATACCCGGCACACTGGGTGCCTCTTTGGGCCCAAGCTCTATACCTGTTATCGAACAGTTTCTGGCGCATGAAAAAGGCACAGGCATGGCACTTGCCGTCTTTGCCGGGATGATGGCACTCTGGTCTACCTTCTGGCTTAGCGCGTTCCTTCGGTTTCCCCATGTTGCCCATGAAGATACGATTTCAGAGGCATGA
- a CDS encoding gamma-glutamyltransferase family protein: MDHFTTRPELCGTFGAVASTHWIASAVAMRILEAGGNAFDAGACAGFVLQIVEPHLNGPGGDVPILVTRANDTGPTVICGQGPAPAAATIEHFQNLGLDLIPGTGLLAPCVPGAFGAWLTMLRDYGTVSVRDVLEPAIYYANNGHPILKNAVNTINSVKELFQNEWKTSSATFLPNGSAPEPGSLFTNKPLGAFYERVIKHAESVSGSREKQIQAAIDYWYKGEAAEVIERFCTETEALDVSGQRHRGLLTADDLNNWSPPLEKATSVTHGEYSLFKCGAWSQGPALLQAVQILQGSGIADYAPESADYVHLVTETIKLVMADRDAWYGDEIDVPMETLLSKDYANMRRSFIGDTASLEIRPGTLNSTAPKLPPVHPKGAQGAPSAIAGGGEPTMAQNTATTSLPLNKFQRGDTCHIDVVDRWGNMVSATPSGGWLQSNPLIPELGFALGTRMQMFWLQPGLPNSLKPGKRPRTTLTPSMAFKDGKPYLAFGTPGGDQQEQWSLQLWLNHIVHGRPLQQAIETPAFHTDHMIASFWPREASLGSLIMEERYDSATISELQKRGHHITVGAPWSEGRLSACSYESGAGGTLLRAGANPRGMQGYAIVR, from the coding sequence ATGGATCATTTCACCACCCGGCCTGAACTTTGTGGCACGTTTGGTGCTGTGGCTTCTACACACTGGATAGCAAGTGCTGTAGCCATGCGGATACTGGAAGCTGGCGGTAACGCGTTCGATGCTGGCGCATGCGCGGGTTTTGTGTTGCAAATTGTTGAACCCCACCTCAATGGTCCCGGCGGCGATGTGCCCATTCTTGTTACCCGCGCAAACGATACAGGGCCAACCGTCATATGCGGTCAAGGCCCAGCCCCTGCAGCGGCAACAATTGAACACTTTCAAAACCTTGGGCTTGATCTTATTCCCGGCACAGGCCTTCTTGCCCCGTGCGTACCGGGTGCCTTTGGTGCATGGCTTACTATGCTACGCGATTATGGCACTGTATCTGTGCGCGACGTTTTGGAACCCGCCATTTATTACGCCAACAACGGCCATCCAATATTAAAAAATGCAGTCAACACCATCAACTCAGTTAAGGAGCTTTTCCAAAATGAATGGAAAACGTCCTCGGCAACATTTCTGCCGAATGGCTCTGCACCTGAGCCTGGGAGCCTTTTCACTAACAAGCCTCTCGGCGCTTTTTATGAGCGTGTCATCAAGCACGCAGAAAGTGTGAGTGGTTCCCGCGAGAAACAAATCCAAGCCGCGATAGATTATTGGTACAAGGGCGAAGCCGCAGAAGTGATTGAACGCTTTTGCACGGAAACCGAGGCCCTTGATGTCAGCGGTCAGCGTCACCGCGGCCTTTTAACCGCTGACGACTTGAACAACTGGTCTCCTCCCCTTGAAAAGGCAACATCTGTCACACACGGCGAATATTCACTTTTTAAATGCGGTGCGTGGAGCCAAGGCCCTGCTCTCTTGCAGGCCGTGCAGATCTTGCAAGGGTCTGGCATAGCCGATTATGCACCAGAAAGTGCCGATTATGTGCACCTAGTAACGGAAACAATCAAGCTTGTGATGGCAGACCGTGACGCATGGTACGGCGACGAAATAGACGTACCCATGGAGACGCTGCTAAGTAAGGATTATGCCAATATGCGCCGCAGTTTCATTGGTGACACTGCATCTCTTGAAATACGGCCCGGCACCCTAAATAGTACAGCGCCAAAACTACCACCTGTTCACCCCAAAGGGGCACAAGGGGCACCGTCTGCCATTGCAGGTGGCGGCGAGCCGACAATGGCGCAGAACACAGCTACAACAAGCCTGCCTCTTAACAAATTCCAACGCGGCGATACCTGTCATATTGATGTGGTAGACCGTTGGGGTAACATGGTTTCTGCCACACCATCTGGTGGCTGGTTACAATCAAACCCCCTTATTCCAGAGCTTGGGTTTGCCCTTGGCACCCGTATGCAAATGTTCTGGTTACAGCCTGGACTTCCTAACTCGTTAAAGCCGGGCAAACGACCCCGCACAACCCTGACACCGTCCATGGCATTCAAAGATGGCAAACCCTATCTGGCCTTTGGTACACCGGGCGGAGATCAGCAAGAGCAATGGTCACTGCAATTGTGGCTGAACCATATTGTTCACGGTCGCCCCTTGCAGCAAGCAATCGAGACACCCGCCTTCCATACCGATCATATGATCGCAAGCTTCTGGCCGCGTGAAGCGTCCCTTGGTTCTTTAATCATGGAAGAGCGCTACGATAGTGCAACAATATCAGAACTGCAAAAACGCGGGCATCATATCACCGTTGGTGCGCCTTGGTCAGAAGGCAGGCTCTCTGCTTGCTCCTATGAAAGTGGTGCAGGTGGCACACTCTTACGGGCAGGCGCCAACCCACGCGGCATGCAGGGCTATGCGATTGTCAGATAA
- a CDS encoding TonB-dependent receptor, which produces MSIKSLMLAGSAMALVHMSPAVTAQDMNADTDSSSEKFVMDEIIVMARKRSESLTSIPETIDAFTSDYIERAGITSLDDIGRQTPNIILNRRQDNEPNVVIRGVGSFGNTQGVGFYVDDVQNFTDQSASIEDVERIEILKGPQGTLYGGSNVGGAIKYVLKKPTGEFGVEGKAEYGAFDTRNFFGAINTPVIADKLSARVSGYYNHTDSYTSNSFLGNKPGMTNEWGIRLALAWEISENLTADFSYRHNEIENGGNIYVVAADGADYSRVVDFNNDVYNDRKVDGGILTLNYTTDFADLTSVTSYTKRTTALGWDLDYGSADGVFATNGDRDDTTVFTQELRLTSNGSGPFDWLVGGYYSSVDNRALTNNIDLFLGVDSGGPLFIKDFNNGDTDEKQYALFATTNYSFGAFKIGGGLRVARSEYKGAVVGVSDVDVNDTIILPKVTLSYDLTDNAMIYSNIALGSEPGKANVASGSLSPYEAEKATNYELGLKGTAVDRRLTYDIAAFYITYSKRQLENRFVDPDSGFIVEEITNIGRSVSYGLEGGISYMLTPELSFSASGGYLKSEWDDEDALYNLEPVDGLSVPNAPKFSGNAALDYRKPVGNDLVLGLRADVSHISLFYWDVPNVSSQPAQTIVNLRASIGDADDKWELAIRGENIFDEEYFTEYTPDVFGPGIGLGAPGKPASVMASFSFKF; this is translated from the coding sequence ATGTCGATCAAATCTTTAATGCTAGCAGGTTCAGCGATGGCTCTTGTCCATATGTCACCCGCTGTTACGGCACAGGATATGAACGCAGATACAGATTCTTCATCCGAGAAATTTGTAATGGATGAAATTATTGTAATGGCACGGAAACGTAGTGAAAGCCTCACTAGTATTCCAGAGACAATCGATGCTTTTACATCAGACTATATTGAACGGGCTGGGATCACCTCTCTTGATGATATAGGGCGGCAAACACCGAACATTATTCTTAACCGTAGGCAAGATAACGAGCCGAACGTGGTTATCCGCGGCGTGGGGTCTTTTGGTAATACGCAGGGTGTGGGCTTTTATGTTGATGATGTTCAAAACTTCACAGATCAGTCTGCTTCCATCGAAGATGTTGAGCGCATTGAAATTCTAAAAGGTCCACAAGGTACGCTTTATGGCGGCAGTAATGTGGGCGGGGCTATCAAATATGTTCTGAAAAAGCCAACAGGTGAATTTGGTGTGGAAGGTAAAGCTGAATATGGCGCTTTTGATACCCGCAACTTCTTTGGTGCCATCAATACACCTGTTATAGCAGATAAGCTTTCGGCGCGCGTGTCGGGCTATTATAATCATACCGACAGTTATACCAGCAATTCTTTCTTGGGTAATAAACCCGGGATGACAAATGAATGGGGCATAAGGCTGGCGCTGGCATGGGAAATCTCTGAGAATTTAACTGCTGATTTCAGCTACCGCCATAATGAGATTGAAAATGGTGGTAATATCTATGTGGTCGCAGCTGACGGTGCTGACTATAGCCGCGTGGTTGACTTTAATAACGATGTTTATAATGACCGGAAAGTTGACGGCGGTATCCTGACCTTGAACTATACTACTGATTTCGCTGACCTTACGTCCGTAACCTCATACACAAAACGCACAACTGCACTTGGGTGGGATCTGGATTATGGTTCCGCGGACGGTGTTTTTGCAACAAACGGTGACCGCGATGATACAACCGTGTTCACGCAGGAGCTACGCTTAACATCTAATGGTTCAGGGCCGTTTGACTGGCTTGTTGGTGGTTATTATTCGAGCGTTGATAATAGGGCGCTTACGAATAATATTGATTTGTTTTTGGGCGTTGACAGTGGTGGACCGCTGTTTATTAAAGACTTTAATAACGGTGATACCGATGAAAAGCAGTATGCACTGTTTGCGACCACAAACTATAGTTTTGGTGCCTTTAAAATTGGTGGTGGCCTGCGTGTTGCCCGTTCAGAATATAAGGGTGCAGTTGTCGGCGTGAGCGATGTTGATGTGAATGACACAATTATACTGCCTAAGGTAACGCTTTCCTACGACCTAACCGATAATGCCATGATATATAGTAATATTGCTCTTGGATCAGAACCCGGAAAAGCGAATGTGGCTTCTGGAAGCTTGTCGCCGTATGAAGCTGAAAAAGCAACAAATTATGAGCTTGGTTTGAAGGGTACAGCTGTTGATCGCAGGCTAACATATGATATTGCAGCCTTTTATATCACCTATAGTAAGCGTCAGCTGGAAAACCGGTTTGTTGATCCTGACTCAGGTTTTATTGTTGAGGAAATCACCAACATTGGCCGGTCTGTAAGTTATGGTCTTGAGGGCGGCATTAGCTATATGTTGACGCCAGAGCTGTCCTTCTCTGCCTCAGGAGGGTATCTGAAATCAGAATGGGATGATGAAGATGCTCTTTATAACCTAGAGCCTGTTGATGGTCTAAGTGTTCCAAATGCGCCAAAGTTTTCAGGTAATGCAGCGCTTGATTACCGCAAACCGGTAGGGAATGACCTTGTGCTTGGGTTGCGGGCAGATGTTAGCCACATCAGTTTATTTTACTGGGATGTGCCGAATGTTTCATCTCAACCAGCGCAGACTATTGTGAACCTGCGTGCCTCTATTGGTGATGCGGATGATAAATGGGAACTGGCAATTCGCGGCGAAAATATCTTTGATGAAGAGTATTTCACAGAATATACGCCAGATGTTTTTGGCCCGGGTATAGGGCTTGGGGCGCCAGGGAAACCTGCCAGTGTGATGGCATCCTTTAGCTTTAAGTTCTAA